One Streptomyces lincolnensis genomic region harbors:
- a CDS encoding class F sortase yields MPDHERFSDPSHPADRERPRGTGRMLTGLAWAVLLLGLWLWGREVTDVRHGISGPATGDMAAVGRPPQVELPPAHRPLGAALPQRLDIPDLGVQAPVVARGLDGQGAIDPPPYDQAGVVGWYAAGATPGAAGTALMVGHVDTETRPAVFYKISAMKPGETVRVIRDDGRVAEFTVDDVQVLTRDRFDARQAYGPRETGRAELRLITCGGTFDRASRSYTANVIVSAYLTGTGL; encoded by the coding sequence ATGCCGGACCACGAACGCTTCTCCGACCCCTCGCACCCCGCCGACCGGGAACGCCCCCGCGGCACCGGCCGGATGCTGACCGGCCTCGCCTGGGCGGTCCTGCTGCTCGGGCTGTGGCTGTGGGGGCGCGAGGTGACCGACGTACGCCACGGGATATCCGGGCCGGCCACCGGTGACATGGCCGCGGTCGGACGGCCGCCGCAGGTCGAGCTGCCGCCCGCGCACCGCCCGCTCGGTGCCGCGCTGCCGCAACGCCTCGACATCCCCGACCTGGGAGTGCAGGCACCGGTGGTGGCCCGCGGCCTCGACGGCCAGGGCGCGATCGACCCGCCGCCCTACGACCAGGCCGGCGTGGTCGGCTGGTACGCGGCCGGCGCGACGCCGGGCGCGGCCGGGACCGCGCTGATGGTGGGACACGTCGACACCGAGACCCGGCCGGCCGTCTTCTACAAGATCAGCGCGATGAAGCCCGGCGAGACGGTCCGGGTGATCCGGGACGACGGCCGGGTCGCCGAGTTCACCGTCGACGACGTCCAGGTCCTCACCCGCGACCGCTTCGACGCCCGGCAGGCCTACGGCCCCCGGGAGACCGGCCGGGCGGAACTGCGGCTCATCACCTGCGGCGGCACCTTCGACCGGGCGAGCCGCAGCTACACGGCGAACGTGATCGTCTCGGCGTATCTCACCGGAACCGGCCTGTGA
- a CDS encoding HAD-IIA family hydrolase, with the protein MADRRPIESWLTDMDGVLIHEGVPIPGADAFLKKLRESGRPFLVLTNNSIYTPRDLHARLRRMGLEVPVESIWTSALATAQFLDDQRPGGSAYVIGEAGLTTALHDIGYILTDHEPDYVVLGETRTYSFEAMTKAVRLIEGGARFIATNPDETGPSAEGPLPATGAVAALITKATGKQPYFAGKPNPLMMRTGLNAIGAHSETSAMIGDRMDTDVLAGMEAGMQTFLVLTGLTRPDQVEDFPYRPSRIVDSIADLVERI; encoded by the coding sequence ATGGCAGACCGCAGGCCCATCGAGTCGTGGCTCACCGACATGGACGGTGTGCTCATCCACGAGGGCGTACCGATCCCCGGCGCCGACGCCTTCCTGAAGAAGTTGCGCGAGTCCGGCAGGCCCTTCCTGGTCCTCACCAACAACTCGATCTACACCCCGCGCGACCTGCACGCCCGGCTGCGCCGCATGGGCCTGGAGGTGCCGGTCGAGTCGATCTGGACCTCGGCGCTGGCCACCGCCCAGTTCCTGGACGACCAGCGGCCGGGCGGATCGGCGTACGTCATCGGCGAGGCGGGGCTGACGACCGCGCTGCACGACATCGGCTACATCCTCACCGACCACGAGCCGGACTACGTCGTCCTCGGCGAGACGCGGACCTACTCCTTCGAGGCCATGACCAAGGCCGTACGGCTGATCGAGGGCGGCGCCCGCTTCATCGCCACCAACCCCGACGAGACGGGCCCCTCCGCCGAGGGCCCGCTGCCCGCGACCGGCGCCGTCGCCGCGCTGATCACCAAGGCGACCGGCAAGCAGCCCTACTTCGCGGGCAAGCCGAACCCGCTGATGATGCGGACCGGCCTCAACGCGATCGGCGCGCACTCCGAGACCAGCGCCATGATCGGGGACCGGATGGACACCGACGTCCTCGCCGGGATGGAGGCCGGGATGCAGACGTTCCTGGTGCTCACCGGACTGACCCGGCCCGACCAGGTCGAGGACTTCCCGTACCGGCCGTCCAGGATCGTGGACTCGATCGCGGACCTGGTCGAGCGGATCTGA